A region of Maniola jurtina chromosome 7, ilManJurt1.1, whole genome shotgun sequence DNA encodes the following proteins:
- the LOC123866555 gene encoding elongation of very long chain fatty acids protein 7-like, producing MSYLEKMDRYLDSLKIGKSALVDSWFMMSSPVPIMLVVLLYLLFIRIGPRFMKNRPPLRITRLISYYNASQVVLATMICIKVFKLNLFRDGILYAGCRYPSNTQNPMLLDLGWWYFFAKFTELLDTVFFVLRKKDKQLTFLHVYHHVIMALYSWSYLKFAAGGEGAILALLNSVVHVVMYTYYLLSGLGPRFQKYLWWKKYVTKMQLMQFALMLSYCAWTHYTPRCQYAAGFTYFISINVTIFLLLFLNFYSKNYKNRKEAKKENEPSQNGFSNSVNHKSNGVSDSNNHNHKANGVSEKCEKKETVTCHETNGKTNIEEIPCEVNKACGDYIKDGKVFLTRRTAKAAYGPEYDFDSIVKK from the exons ATGAGTTATTTGGAAAAAATGGACCGGTACCTGGACTCATTGAAAATTGGCAAAA gcgCGTTAGTGGACTCTTGGTTCATGATGTCGAGTCCCGTGCCCATCATGTTAGTAGTGTTGCTGTACTTGCTCTTCATCAGGATCGGCCCTCGCTTCATGAAGAACCGGCCTCCGCTCCGGATCACCAGGCTGATCAGTTACTACAACGCCTCGCAAGTGGTATTGGCAACTATGATTTGTATTAAG gTATTTAAGTTGAATCTCTTTCGAGATGGGATACTGTATGCAGGGTGTCGATATCCGTCCAATACTCAAAATCCAATG TTATTAGACCTAGGCTGGTGGTACTTCTTCGCAAAATTTACGGAACTACTCGACACAGTTTTCTTTGTGCTTCGAAAGAAAGACAAACAG CTAACATTCCTACACGTCTACCACCATGTCATCATGGCTCTATACTCATGGAGCTATCTGAAGTTCGCGGCAGGTGGAGAGGGCGCCATACTGGCACTGCTGAACTCCGTCGTCCATGTTGTCATGTACACGTATTACTTGCTGTCTGGCTTAGGGCCAAGGTTCCAGAAGTATTTGTGGTGGAAGAAATACGTCACTAAGATGCAACTG atgcaATTCGCTTTGATGCTCTCATATTGCGCCTGGACCCACTACACGCCGCGATGCCAATATGCTGCTGGATTCACCTACTTTATCTCCATAAACGTAACCATATTCCTTCTTCTCTTCCTAAACTTCTACTCCAAAAACTACAAGAACAGAAAGGAAgccaaaaaagaaaatgaaccCTCCCAAAACGGTTTCTCCAACTCTGTTAATCATAAATCAAATGGAGTGTCCGACTCTAACAACCATAACCACAAAGCAAATGGAGTATCAGAGAAATGTGAGAAAAAAGAAACCGTAACATGCCATGAAACTAATGGTAAAACGAATATAGAAGAAATACCGTGCGAAGTTAACAAAGCTTGCGGTGATTATATCAAAGATGGCAAAGTCTTCCTAACAAGGCGTACTGCTAAAGCCGCCTATGGACCAGAGTATGACTTTGATAGCATAGTAAAGAAATGA
- the LOC123866557 gene encoding uncharacterized protein LOC123866557, which yields MHCYICVTYLMIIATAHPPKHREVSKSVEKRSIFNDVIQSLRIRSQLPEDLNLNDENNIGQNDDRYEYDNEPLQLPSDFEFMPRRNDRIEMPSLKYRFPKSLTMNSSDENIESPKKEVVVYINTPTEYNDIMTTTQKPKKQKRPKPTANKDKIAIKNTNESESETDVETSDKPFVNTMAGQSQIGNRESQTVVKPTVIVNFRGTVMNKESDIKLEKRKSKNETLIPHNIFNIKQEINLERHDGFSDILGDIQKVPSRVKQNVKIVADNEKARIEEDMMMCETASWKEKEGKGHTDRKRDVLQILVSI from the coding sequence ATGCATTGCTACATTTGTGTCACATATCTGATGATCATAGCTACAGCTCACCCGCCGAAACATCGAGAAGTTTCCAAATCGGTCGAGAAAAGGTCCATATTTAACGACGTAATCCAGTCTCTCAGAATCAGATCACAACTACCCGAAGATTTAAACTTGAATGACGAAAACAATATAGGACAAAACGACGACAGATACGAATACGATAATGAGCCGCTTCAATTACCAAGTGACTTTGAATTCATGCCTCGAAGAAATGATAGAATAGAAATGCCATCACTGAAATATCGTTTTCCAAAAAGTCTCACGATGAATAGCAGTGATGAAAATATAGAAAGTCCTAAAAAAGAAGTAGTGGTATACATAAACACTCCAACAGAGTACAACGATATAATGACGACAACACAAAAACCAAAGAAACAAAAACGTCCAAAACCAACTgcaaataaagataaaattgcaattaaaaatacaaatgaaaGTGAAAGTGAAACAGATGTTGAAACATCAGACAAGCCCTTCGTTAACACCATGGCAGGCCAAAGTCAAATCGGCAACCGTGAATCTCAAACTGTAGTGAAACCAACAGTGATCGTTAATTTTAGAGGAACAGTTATGAATAAAGAGAGCGACATTAAACTTGAAAAGCGTAAAAGTAAAAACGAAACATTGATACCGCACaacatttttaatatcaaaCAGGAAATTaatcttgaaagacacgacggaTTCAGTGACATACTAGGAGATATACAGAAAGTGCCTTCAAGAGTTAAACAGAACGTGAAAATTGTTGCGGACAATGAAAAAGCCAGGATAGAAGAAGATATGATGATGTGTGAAACAGCTTCGTGGAAGGAAAAAGAAGGTAAAGGCCATACCGATCGTAAGCGTGATGTTTTACAAATACTTGTATCaatttaa